From Streptomyces asiaticus, one genomic window encodes:
- the nrdR gene encoding transcriptional regulator NrdR, whose protein sequence is MHCPFCRHPDSRVVDSRTTDDGCSIRRRRQCPDCSRRFTTVETASLMVIKRSGVTEPFSRDKVISGVRKACQGRPVTEDALAKLGQQVEEAVRATGSAELSTHDVGLAILGPLQKLDLVAYLRFASVYRAFDSLEDFEAAVAELRDQQRPPAHDRGPGAEGAAEAPAPAIAAD, encoded by the coding sequence ATGCACTGCCCCTTCTGCAGGCACCCCGACAGCCGCGTCGTCGACAGCCGGACCACGGATGACGGCTGCTCGATCCGCAGGCGCCGCCAGTGCCCCGACTGCTCGCGTCGCTTCACGACCGTGGAGACCGCGTCACTCATGGTGATCAAGCGGAGCGGGGTCACCGAGCCGTTCAGCCGCGACAAGGTCATCTCGGGGGTTCGCAAGGCGTGCCAGGGCCGTCCGGTCACCGAGGACGCCCTCGCCAAGCTCGGCCAGCAGGTGGAGGAGGCGGTCCGGGCCACCGGCAGCGCCGAGCTGTCCACCCATGACGTCGGGCTCGCCATACTCGGCCCGCTCCAGAAGCTCGACCTCGTCGCCTACCTCCGCTTCGCCTCCGTCTACCGCGCCTTCGACTCCCTCGAGGACTTCGAAGCCGCCGTGGCGGAGCTGCGTGACCAGCAACGGCCTCCCGCGCACGACCGCGGGCCCGGCGCCGAAGGGGCCGCGGAGGCCCCCGCGCCGGCCATCGCCGCCGACTGA
- a CDS encoding TetR/AcrR family transcriptional regulator, producing MSTESAAPTPGTVRPGGRTARTRSAVRDAVLTGLAEHGYPGLTVEYVAERSGIHKTTVYRRWGSVEGLVADALDLAGEDAWTPPDTGNLEGDLRALAREVAETFGSASAAAAPTAFIAAAFQSERAAQALRDFYTERFARCETVVRRAVDRGEAPSGTDAAAVVRAVSAPLFFRALITREPIDTPLADQTATAVAAAVRTGAYLPARR from the coding sequence TTGTCCACAGAGAGCGCCGCCCCGACGCCGGGCACCGTCCGCCCCGGCGGGCGCACCGCGCGCACCCGCTCGGCGGTGCGCGACGCCGTGCTCACCGGCCTCGCCGAGCACGGCTATCCGGGTCTGACCGTGGAGTACGTCGCCGAGCGCTCCGGCATCCACAAAACGACCGTCTACCGGCGCTGGGGCAGCGTCGAGGGGCTCGTGGCGGACGCGCTTGACCTGGCGGGAGAGGACGCCTGGACGCCGCCCGACACCGGGAATCTGGAGGGCGATCTGCGCGCCCTCGCCCGCGAGGTGGCCGAGACCTTCGGCAGCGCGTCGGCCGCCGCCGCGCCGACCGCCTTCATCGCGGCCGCGTTCCAGTCCGAGCGCGCGGCGCAGGCGCTGCGCGACTTCTACACCGAGCGCTTCGCGCGCTGCGAAACCGTGGTGCGCAGGGCCGTCGACCGAGGCGAGGCCCCCTCCGGCACCGACGCCGCGGCGGTCGTACGCGCCGTCTCCGCGCCCTTGTTCTTCCGGGCGCTCATCACCCGCGAGCCCATCGACACCCCGCTCGCCGACCAGACGGCCACCGCCGTCGCCGCCGCGGTCCGGACCGGGGCCTATCTCCCCGCCCGCCGCTGA
- a CDS encoding vitamin B12-dependent ribonucleotide reductase, translated as MTETTSGPARGSRSKGSKANKGLRIERIHTTPGVHPYDEVVWERRDVVMTNWRDGSVNFEQRGVEFPDFWSVNAVNIVTSKYFRGAVGSPDREASLKQLIDRVVRTYRKAGEDNGYFASPADAEIFDHELTYALLHQVFSFNSPVWFNVGTKQPQQVSACFILSVDDSMESILDWYKEEGMIFKGGSGAGLNLSRIRSSKELLSSGGNASGPVSFMRGADASAGTIKSGGATRRAAKMVVLDVDHPDVEAFIETKVKEEEKIRALRDAGFDMDLGGDDITSVQYQNANNSVRVNDTFMKAVESGSSFGLRSRMTGEPIEEIDAKTLFRKMAEAAWACADPGIQYDDTINHWHTSPESGRITASNPCSEYMHLDNSSCNLASLNLMKFLQDDDAGNQRFDAERFAKVVELVITAMDISICFADFPTEKIGETTRAFRQLGIGYANLGALLMATGHAYDSDGGRALAGAITSLMTGTSYKRSAELAAVVGTYDGYARNADAHKRVMKQHSDANAAAKRMDDLDTPVWAAATEAWQDVLRLGEKSGYRNAQASVLAPTGTIGLMMDCDTTGVEPDLALVKFKKLVGGGSMQIVNNTVPKALKRLGYQEEQVEAIVAHIAEHGNVIDAPGLKPAHYEVFDCAMGERSISPMGHVRMMAAAQPFLSGAISKTVNMPESATVEEIEEIYFEGWKLGLKALAIYRDNCKVGQPLSAKKKEEKEQAEPEVEKVVEYRPVRRRLPKGRPGITTSFTVGGAEGYMTANSYPDDGLGEVFLKMSKQGSTLAGMMDAFSIAVSVGLQYGVPLETYVSKFTNMRFEPAGMTDDPDVRMAQSIVDYIFRRLALDFLPFETRSALGIHSAEERQRHLETGSYEAADDEVDVEGLAQSAPRHVTAPKSSGSSSQPRSGSESAKEAHSSTELVEIQLGLNADAPLCFSCGTKMRRAGSCYLCEGCGSTSGCS; from the coding sequence ATGACAGAGACGACGAGCGGCCCGGCACGAGGCTCCCGCTCCAAGGGCAGCAAGGCGAACAAGGGTCTGCGTATCGAGCGCATTCACACCACCCCCGGCGTGCATCCGTATGACGAGGTGGTCTGGGAGCGCCGTGACGTCGTCATGACCAACTGGCGCGACGGTTCGGTCAACTTCGAGCAGCGCGGCGTGGAGTTCCCCGACTTCTGGTCGGTGAACGCGGTCAACATCGTCACAAGCAAGTACTTCCGTGGTGCGGTGGGCTCCCCGGACCGCGAGGCGAGCCTGAAGCAGCTCATCGACCGCGTGGTGCGCACCTACCGCAAGGCCGGTGAGGACAATGGCTACTTCGCCTCGCCCGCGGACGCCGAGATCTTCGACCACGAGCTCACCTACGCGCTGCTGCACCAGGTCTTCAGCTTCAACTCGCCTGTCTGGTTCAACGTCGGCACCAAGCAGCCGCAGCAGGTCAGCGCCTGCTTCATCCTCTCCGTGGACGACTCCATGGAGTCGATCCTGGACTGGTACAAGGAAGAGGGGATGATCTTCAAGGGCGGCTCCGGCGCCGGCCTGAACCTCTCCCGCATCCGCTCCTCCAAGGAGCTCCTCTCCTCGGGCGGCAACGCCTCCGGCCCCGTCTCCTTCATGCGCGGCGCCGACGCCTCCGCCGGAACGATCAAGTCGGGCGGCGCCACCCGCCGGGCCGCCAAGATGGTCGTGCTCGATGTCGATCACCCGGACGTCGAGGCGTTCATCGAGACCAAGGTCAAGGAGGAGGAGAAGATCCGCGCCCTGCGCGACGCGGGCTTCGACATGGACCTGGGCGGCGACGACATCACGTCCGTCCAGTACCAGAACGCCAACAACTCCGTCCGCGTGAACGACACGTTCATGAAGGCGGTGGAGTCCGGCTCCTCGTTCGGGCTGCGCAGCCGGATGACCGGTGAGCCCATCGAGGAGATCGACGCCAAGACGCTCTTCCGCAAGATGGCCGAGGCCGCCTGGGCCTGCGCCGACCCGGGCATCCAGTACGACGACACCATCAACCACTGGCACACCTCGCCGGAGTCGGGCCGGATCACCGCCTCCAACCCGTGCAGCGAGTACATGCACCTGGACAACTCCTCGTGCAACCTCGCCTCGCTCAACCTGATGAAGTTCCTCCAGGACGACGACGCGGGCAACCAGCGCTTCGACGCCGAGCGCTTCGCCAAGGTCGTCGAGCTGGTCATCACGGCGATGGACATCTCCATCTGCTTCGCGGACTTCCCGACCGAGAAGATCGGCGAGACCACCCGCGCCTTCCGCCAGCTGGGCATCGGCTACGCCAACCTGGGCGCCCTGCTGATGGCCACCGGCCATGCCTACGACAGCGACGGCGGCCGGGCCCTGGCCGGAGCCATCACCTCCCTGATGACCGGCACCTCGTACAAGCGCTCCGCGGAGCTCGCCGCCGTGGTCGGCACGTACGACGGCTACGCCCGGAACGCGGACGCCCACAAGCGCGTCATGAAGCAGCACTCGGACGCCAACGCCGCCGCCAAGCGCATGGACGACCTGGACACTCCGGTCTGGGCCGCGGCCACCGAGGCCTGGCAGGACGTGCTGCGCCTCGGCGAGAAGAGCGGCTACCGCAACGCCCAGGCGTCGGTGCTCGCGCCGACCGGCACCATCGGCCTGATGATGGACTGCGACACCACGGGCGTCGAGCCGGACCTGGCCCTGGTCAAGTTCAAGAAGCTGGTCGGCGGCGGCTCCATGCAGATCGTGAACAACACGGTCCCCAAGGCGCTCAAGCGGCTCGGCTACCAGGAGGAGCAGGTCGAGGCGATCGTCGCTCACATCGCCGAGCACGGCAATGTGATCGACGCGCCGGGGCTCAAGCCCGCGCACTACGAGGTCTTCGACTGCGCGATGGGCGAGCGCTCCATCTCGCCGATGGGGCATGTGCGGATGATGGCGGCCGCCCAGCCGTTCCTGTCCGGCGCGATCTCCAAGACGGTCAACATGCCGGAGTCGGCCACCGTCGAGGAGATCGAGGAGATCTACTTCGAGGGCTGGAAGCTCGGCCTCAAGGCGCTGGCGATCTACCGCGACAACTGCAAGGTCGGCCAGCCGCTCTCCGCCAAGAAGAAGGAGGAGAAGGAGCAGGCCGAGCCCGAGGTCGAGAAGGTCGTCGAGTACCGCCCGGTCCGCAGGCGCCTTCCCAAGGGCCGCCCCGGCATCACCACCTCCTTCACGGTGGGCGGCGCCGAGGGCTACATGACCGCCAACTCCTACCCGGACGACGGTCTCGGTGAGGTCTTCCTGAAGATGTCCAAGCAGGGCTCGACCCTGGCGGGCATGATGGACGCCTTCTCGATCGCCGTGTCGGTCGGTCTTCAGTACGGCGTGCCGCTGGAGACCTACGTCTCGAAGTTCACCAACATGCGCTTCGAGCCGGCCGGGATGACGGACGACCCGGACGTGCGGATGGCGCAGTCGATCGTCGACTACATCTTCCGCCGGCTGGCGCTGGACTTCCTGCCCTTCGAGACCCGCTCGGCGCTCGGCATCCACTCCGCCGAGGAGCGCCAGCGCCACCTGGAGACGGGGTCCTACGAGGCCGCCGACGACGAGGTGGACGTCGAGGGCCTGGCCCAGTCCGCGCCGCGCCATGTGACCGCCCCGAAGAGCAGTGGGTCGTCGTCGCAGCCGCGGAGCGGGTCCGAGTCGGCGAAGGAGGCCCACAGCTCGACCGAACTGGTCGAGATCCAGCTGGGGTTGAACGCGGACGCGCCGCTCTGCTTCTCCTGTGGCACCAAGATGCGCCGTGCGGGCAGCTGCTACCTGTGCGAGGGCTGCGGTTCCACGAGCGGCTGCAGCTGA
- the lexA gene encoding transcriptional repressor LexA, with product MTTTAESATVTAQERSQSRLEQTHAMNQTHPMNDDATTPEGQKPARSLPGRPPGIRADSSGLTDRQRRVIEVIRDSVQRRGYPPSMREIGQAVGLSSTSSVAHQLMALERKGFLRRDPHRPRAYEVRGSDQPSTQPPDTTGKPAASYVPLVGRIAAGGPILAEESVEDVFPLPRQLVGDGELFVLKVVGDSMIEAAICDGDWVTVRRQPVAENGDIVAAMLDGEATVKRFKREDGHVWLLPHNAAYQPIPGDEATILGKVVAVLRRV from the coding sequence GTGACCACCACCGCAGAGAGCGCCACCGTTACCGCCCAGGAGCGCTCCCAGAGCCGACTCGAACAGACACACGCGATGAACCAGACCCACCCGATGAACGACGACGCCACGACCCCGGAGGGGCAGAAGCCCGCGCGCTCGCTACCAGGGCGACCTCCAGGCATCCGGGCGGACAGCTCAGGGCTGACCGACCGGCAGCGGCGCGTCATCGAGGTCATTCGCGACTCTGTGCAGCGGCGTGGCTACCCGCCGTCCATGCGGGAGATCGGTCAGGCGGTGGGCCTCTCCAGCACCTCCTCCGTCGCCCATCAGCTGATGGCCCTGGAGCGGAAGGGCTTTCTGCGGCGCGACCCCCATCGGCCCCGAGCCTACGAGGTCCGCGGCTCCGACCAGCCCAGCACCCAGCCCCCGGACACCACCGGCAAGCCCGCCGCCTCCTATGTGCCGCTGGTCGGCCGGATCGCGGCCGGTGGCCCGATCCTCGCCGAGGAGTCGGTCGAGGATGTCTTCCCGCTCCCCCGGCAGCTGGTCGGCGACGGTGAGCTCTTCGTGCTGAAGGTGGTCGGCGACTCCATGATCGAGGCCGCCATCTGCGACGGCGACTGGGTGACGGTGCGCCGCCAGCCCGTCGCGGAGAACGGCGACATTGTCGCCGCGATGCTCGACGGTGAGGCCACGGTGAAGCGTTTCAAGCGTGAGGACGGCCATGTGTGGCTGCTTCCGCACAACGCCGCCTACCAGCCGATCCCCGGCGACGAGGCCACCATTCTGGGCAAGGTGGTCGCGGTGCTGCGGCGCGTCTGA
- a CDS encoding YdbC family protein yields the protein MLVKWIRCTVVDRPGFERGQRKWAGLPGEPGFRGQGGGWSRGRPNVAHVFSFWESRAFYDSFMARSHDRLAASQSGTYRDMQVRLFEHRFDVKVGFEPRFSDADVVRVAHCRVRPDRVDHFTLVQEKVWNPAMAGSPGMLRGVFGEAPGNEFLVLSMWDSAAEHGKYRVERVERLGLRAQTEADVAAIAGDVVRVESAWTV from the coding sequence GTGCTGGTCAAGTGGATTCGCTGCACCGTGGTGGACCGCCCGGGTTTCGAGCGGGGGCAGCGGAAGTGGGCGGGGTTGCCCGGCGAACCGGGATTCCGGGGGCAGGGCGGTGGCTGGAGCCGGGGGCGGCCGAATGTGGCGCATGTCTTCTCGTTCTGGGAGAGCCGGGCGTTCTACGACTCCTTCATGGCGCGCTCGCACGACCGGCTGGCGGCCTCGCAGTCGGGCACGTACCGAGATATGCAAGTCCGGCTGTTCGAGCACCGATTCGATGTGAAGGTCGGCTTCGAGCCGCGGTTCTCCGACGCGGACGTGGTGCGCGTCGCGCACTGCCGGGTGCGCCCCGACCGGGTGGATCACTTCACGCTGGTGCAGGAGAAGGTGTGGAATCCGGCCATGGCCGGGTCGCCCGGGATGCTGCGCGGGGTGTTCGGGGAGGCGCCGGGGAACGAGTTCCTGGTGTTGTCGATGTGGGACTCGGCGGCCGAGCACGGGAAGTACCGTGTGGAGCGGGTCGAGCGGCTCGGCCTGCGCGCGCAGACGGAAGCGGATGTGGCGGCGATCGCCGGCGATGTCGTACGGGTCGAGTCCGCCTGGACGGTGTGA